From a region of the Paralichthys olivaceus isolate ysfri-2021 chromosome 4, ASM2471397v2, whole genome shotgun sequence genome:
- the atxn2 gene encoding ataxin-2 isoform X11, with protein MSMKAGGNRSKPGGGSAAGAPAPGAGGSGGGRQNLGRGRHSGKGPAAVIFNGVYANMRMVHVLTSVVGTKCELKVKDGAVYEGVFKTYGPECDLVLDAAHSKSPEPSIGPRKEDIVESIIFKASDVVVVTFKDVDLSFARKVSSDTDNFTDAAVSGRINGEHKEKDLEPWDGGETHNSDSLESLDTDVSNGWDPNDMFKYNEEKYGVMSTYDSSLSTYTVPLERDNSEEFLKREARAAQLAEEIEASATYKARVALENDERSEEEKYTAVVRGEREPHTLSSRENKYIPPGQRNREAMSWGPGRQNTPRLAQGSAGPSTPRPGPHDYSPNSGADQRVVNGGPPRMSPKSQRTPRAHRVPPCRTTGIPPGVDLISHNAPGEVPVTTPSRSSSSWSSVVSGAHRPRSPRQNSMGGASPGSSSLPSPQTGIAPVETVATPTSASSPTAASPAPNMVASPTGDAKDCRVQETRQTSPTANKENIKPLESSPSIPRPVCKGAVYGPPSMAPDHRKQIDNLKKFSVDFRLQSSSNPDPSFDQMMTKPPRDPADKPKELPLDKTSSVAREGNEEGVVVIAAGTPAGAPAPSTANTNTSKPGSPAALSPSPSAPDLKRAGLDVASQGVQTTATSTFSGAKHEEKEEKKEAVQDQVRKSTLNPNANEFKPRFNTQPKPANTPTPPRPQGQPSPSIVVQQSPAVYSQTVCFPQMYPLTPVSPGVQKSIIWKSPAMYQVQMPHMTVSQSKPYRPGKVPNMPQQRSDQHHPQGTPTMMHPVTAAGPPIVAQSPAYSAQYFTCSPQQFTSQPLVQQMTHYQSQAQHVFSPVMQGTARMMGPPTHGQPSLVSSSTTQYPEQTHTMYVSQGPMQQYTHPSATLHPHPQHPQPSATPTGQGQQGGPPQHGGPPNHPAASPVQHPQHPQAAAAAAAAQALHMANQPPQQQMYSALAPTPPSMTPGPNPQSPQASFPSAQQTVYIHPQQVQHGYNHNHMAHVQQAHMQSGLVQSHHPAPTHPQMMLMATQGPPGGPQPPMPQTALNPIPVSSTTHFSYLAHPQVQPHHHQQQL; from the exons ATGTCAATGAAGGCCGGTGGAAATCGCAGCAAGCCCGGCGGTGGCAGCGCCGCTGGTGCCCCTGCCCCTGGTGCCGGAGGAAGCGGCGGGGGACGACAGAATCTGGGCAG GGGAAGACACAGTGGTAAAGGTCCTGCAGCA gtcatttTCAATGGTGTATATGCAAATATGAGGATGGTCCATGTCTTGACTTCAGTGGTG ggGACCAAGTGTGAGCTGAAAGTGAAAGATGGTGCAGTCTATGAAGGAGTGTTTAAGACATATGGTCCAGAG TGTGACCTGGTGTTGGATGCAGCCCACAGTAAGAGTCCTGAGCCGAGCATAGGCCCCAGGAAAGAGGATATTGTGGAGAGCATCATTTTCAAGGCCTCCGATGTGGTAGTGGTGACCTTCAAAGATGTGGATCTGAGTTTCGCCAGGAAAG TCTCCTCTGATACAG ACAACTTCACAGATGCAGCAGTGAGTGGTAGGATCAATGGCGAGCACAAGGAGAAAGATCTAGAGCCTTGGGATGGTGGAGAGACCCACAACTCAGACAGCCTAGAGTCTCTGGATACAGATGTG TCAAATGGGTGGGACCCCAATGACATGTTCAAGTACAATGAGGAGAAGTATGGAGTGATGTCTACATATGACAGCAGCCTGTCCACATATAC GGTCCCCCTGGAGCGGGACAACTCAGAGGAGTTTCTCAAGAGGGAAGCGCGTGCTGCCCAGCTGGCCGAGGAGATTGAGGCCAGTGCCACATACAAGGCCCGCGTGGCCCTGGAGAATGATGAACgctctgaggaggagaaatacACTGCAGTGGTTCGAGGGGAGAGGGAGCCTCACACGCTTAGCAGCAG agagaaCAAGTACATTCCTCCAGGTCAGAGGAACAGGGAAGCGATGTCTTGGGGACCAGGACGTCAGAATACACCTCGTCTGGCTCAGGGCTCAGCCGGGCCCTCGACCCCTCGACCTGGACCTCATGACTACAGTCCCAACTCCGGGGCCGACCAGAGGGTCGTTAATGGAG GTCCACCCAGGATGTCTCCGAAATCCCAGCGGACACCTCGTGCTCACAGAGTTCCACCCTGCCGGACAACTGGCATCCCCCCAGGAGTGGACTtaatttcccacaatgcacccGGAGAGGTCCCGGTGACTACACCAAGTAGGAGCAGCTCCTCATGGTCTTCAGTAGTTAGCGGAG CTCACAGACCTCGCTCCCCTCGTCAGAATAGCATGGGTGGAGCCTCTCctggctcctcctccctcccgtCACCTCAGACAGGAATAGCTCCTGTGGAAACTGTCGCCACACCAACATCAGCTTCCTCTCCTACTGCTGCTAGTCCTGCTCCCAACATGGTCGCCTCTCCAACAGGAGATG CAAAAGATTGTCGTGTTCAGGAGACAAGACAAACATCCCCCACAGCAAACAAGGAGAACATCAAGCCTTTGGAGAGCTCGCCTAGTATCCCCAGACCAGTCTGCAAAGGTGCAGTATACG GACCCCCTTCAATGGCACCAgaccacagaaaacaaatagataatttaaagaaatttaGTGTAGATTTTAGG TTGCAGTCTAGTTCAAACCCAGACCCTTCCTTTGACCAGATGATGACCAAGCCACCCAGAGATCCAGCAGACAAGCCTAAAGAACTTCCCCTGGACAAAACCTCTTCAGTGGCGCGGGAGGGCAATGAAGAGGGTGTTGTAGTGATTGCTGCTGGAACCCCCGCAGGTGCCCCTGCTCCTTCCACTGCCAACACAAACACCAGTAAGCCTGGCAGCCCTGCTGCACTGTCCCCGTCTCCCTCAGCCCCAGACCTAAAGAGGGCAGGGCTGGATGTGGCATCACAGGGAGTTCAGACGACGGCCACATCCACATTCAGTGGAGCCAAGcatgaagagaaggaggagaaaaaggaggCTGTACAAGA tCAAGTGAGAAAATCAACCCTGAACCCAAACGCCAACGAGTTCAAACCCAGGTTCAATACACAG CCCAAACCAGCCAACACCCCGACACCCCCTCGTCCTCAGGGCCAGCCCAGCCCCTCCATTGTTGTCCAGCAGTCACCGGCTGTCTACAGCCAGACGGTCTGCTTCCCCCAAATGTATCCACTCACACCCGTCAGCCCGGGAGTGCAG AAAAGCATAATATGGAAG tcTCCAGCTATGTACCAGGTGCAGATGCCTCATATGACAGTCAGCCAATCTAAACCCTACAGACCAGGTAAAG TACCCAACATGCCCCAGCAGAGGTCAGACCAGCACCACCCGCAGGGCACGCCCACCATGATGCACCCAGTGACGGCAGCCGGACCACCTATTGTAGCACAGAGCCCCGCCTATTCTGCCCAGTACTTCACCTGCAGCCCGCAGCAGTTCACCAGTCAGCCGCTGGTCCAGCAGATGACTCACTACCAGTCGCAG GCGCAGCATGTGTTTAGTCCAGTAATGCAGGGGACTGCCAGGATGATGGGGCCACCCACACATGGCCAACCCAGCCTCGTCTCTTCTTCAACTACACAGTAcccagagcagacacacaccatgTATG TGTCTCAAGGGCCGATGCAGCAGTACACCCACCCCAGTGCCACTTTGCACCCTCACCCACAGCACCCGCAGCCCTCTGCCACGCCTACAGGCCAAGGCCAGCAGGGTGGTCCCCCACAGCATGGGGGTCCTCCCAACCATCCAGCAGCCAGCCCAGTCCAGCACCCACAACACCCGCAGGCAGCTGCAG ctgcagcagcagcccagGCCCTCCACATGGCCAACCAGcctccacagcagcagatgtACTCAGCCTTGGCCCCCACGCCCCCCTCCATGACCCCAGGGCCCAACCCTCAGTCTCCCCAGGCATCGTTCCCCTCTGCCCAGCAGACCGTCTATATCCACCCGCAGCAGGTGCAGCACGGCTACAACCACAACCACATGGCACACGTGCAGCAG GCCCATATGCAGTCTGGTTTAGTTCAGTCTCACCACCCGGCGCCTACCCACCCTCAAATGATGCTGATGGCTACCCAGGGTCCTCCAGGGGGTCCGCAGCCACCCATGCCTCAGACCGCCCTCAACCCCATCCCAGTTTCATCCACCACACATTTCTCCTACCTGGCACATCCACAAG TGCagcctcatcatcatcagcagcagctgtag
- the atxn2 gene encoding ataxin-2 isoform X14, with protein sequence MSMKAGGNRSKPGGGSAAGAPAPGAGGSGGGRQNLGRGRHSGKGPAAVIFNGVYANMRMVHVLTSVVGTKCELKVKDGAVYEGVFKTYGPECDLVLDAAHSKSPEPSIGPRKEDIVESIIFKASDVVVVTFKDVDLSFARKVSSDTDNFTDAAVSGRINGEHKEKDLEPWDGGETHNSDSLESLDTDVSNGWDPNDMFKYNEEKYGVMSTYDSSLSTYTVPLERDNSEEFLKREARAAQLAEEIEASATYKARVALENDERSEEEKYTAVVRGEREPHTLSSRENKYIPPGQRNREAMSWGPGRQNTPRLAQGSAGPSTPRPGPHDYSPNSGADQRVVNGGPPRMSPKSQRTPRAHRVPPCRTTGIPPGVDLISHNAPGEVPVTTPSRSSSSWSSVVSGAHRPRSPRQNSMGGASPGSSSLPSPQTGIAPVETVATPTSASSPTAASPAPNMVASPTGDAKDCRVQETRQTSPTANKENIKPLESSPSIPRPVCKGPPSMAPDHRKQIDNLKKFSVDFRLQSSSNPDPSFDQMMTKPPRDPADKPKELPLDKTSSVAREGNEEGVVVIAAGTPAGAPAPSTANTNTSKPGSPAALSPSPSAPDLKRAGLDVASQGVQTTATSTFSGAKHEEKEEKKEAVQDQVRKSTLNPNANEFKPRFNTQPKPANTPTPPRPQGQPSPSIVVQQSPAVYSQTVCFPQMYPLTPVSPGVQSPAMYQVQMPHMTVSQSKPYRPGKVPNMPQQRSDQHHPQGTPTMMHPVTAAGPPIVAQSPAYSAQYFTCSPQQFTSQPLVQQMTHYQSQAQHVFSPVMQGTARMMGPPTHGQPSLVSSSTTQYPEQTHTMYVSQGPMQQYTHPSATLHPHPQHPQPSATPTGQGQQGGPPQHGGPPNHPAASPVQHPQHPQAAAAAAAAQALHMANQPPQQQMYSALAPTPPSMTPGPNPQSPQASFPSAQQTVYIHPQQVQHGYNHNHMAHVQQAHMQSGLVQSHHPAPTHPQMMLMATQGPPGGPQPPMPQTALNPIPVSSTTHFSYLAHPQVQPHHHQQQL encoded by the exons ATGTCAATGAAGGCCGGTGGAAATCGCAGCAAGCCCGGCGGTGGCAGCGCCGCTGGTGCCCCTGCCCCTGGTGCCGGAGGAAGCGGCGGGGGACGACAGAATCTGGGCAG GGGAAGACACAGTGGTAAAGGTCCTGCAGCA gtcatttTCAATGGTGTATATGCAAATATGAGGATGGTCCATGTCTTGACTTCAGTGGTG ggGACCAAGTGTGAGCTGAAAGTGAAAGATGGTGCAGTCTATGAAGGAGTGTTTAAGACATATGGTCCAGAG TGTGACCTGGTGTTGGATGCAGCCCACAGTAAGAGTCCTGAGCCGAGCATAGGCCCCAGGAAAGAGGATATTGTGGAGAGCATCATTTTCAAGGCCTCCGATGTGGTAGTGGTGACCTTCAAAGATGTGGATCTGAGTTTCGCCAGGAAAG TCTCCTCTGATACAG ACAACTTCACAGATGCAGCAGTGAGTGGTAGGATCAATGGCGAGCACAAGGAGAAAGATCTAGAGCCTTGGGATGGTGGAGAGACCCACAACTCAGACAGCCTAGAGTCTCTGGATACAGATGTG TCAAATGGGTGGGACCCCAATGACATGTTCAAGTACAATGAGGAGAAGTATGGAGTGATGTCTACATATGACAGCAGCCTGTCCACATATAC GGTCCCCCTGGAGCGGGACAACTCAGAGGAGTTTCTCAAGAGGGAAGCGCGTGCTGCCCAGCTGGCCGAGGAGATTGAGGCCAGTGCCACATACAAGGCCCGCGTGGCCCTGGAGAATGATGAACgctctgaggaggagaaatacACTGCAGTGGTTCGAGGGGAGAGGGAGCCTCACACGCTTAGCAGCAG agagaaCAAGTACATTCCTCCAGGTCAGAGGAACAGGGAAGCGATGTCTTGGGGACCAGGACGTCAGAATACACCTCGTCTGGCTCAGGGCTCAGCCGGGCCCTCGACCCCTCGACCTGGACCTCATGACTACAGTCCCAACTCCGGGGCCGACCAGAGGGTCGTTAATGGAG GTCCACCCAGGATGTCTCCGAAATCCCAGCGGACACCTCGTGCTCACAGAGTTCCACCCTGCCGGACAACTGGCATCCCCCCAGGAGTGGACTtaatttcccacaatgcacccGGAGAGGTCCCGGTGACTACACCAAGTAGGAGCAGCTCCTCATGGTCTTCAGTAGTTAGCGGAG CTCACAGACCTCGCTCCCCTCGTCAGAATAGCATGGGTGGAGCCTCTCctggctcctcctccctcccgtCACCTCAGACAGGAATAGCTCCTGTGGAAACTGTCGCCACACCAACATCAGCTTCCTCTCCTACTGCTGCTAGTCCTGCTCCCAACATGGTCGCCTCTCCAACAGGAGATG CAAAAGATTGTCGTGTTCAGGAGACAAGACAAACATCCCCCACAGCAAACAAGGAGAACATCAAGCCTTTGGAGAGCTCGCCTAGTATCCCCAGACCAGTCTGCAAAG GACCCCCTTCAATGGCACCAgaccacagaaaacaaatagataatttaaagaaatttaGTGTAGATTTTAGG TTGCAGTCTAGTTCAAACCCAGACCCTTCCTTTGACCAGATGATGACCAAGCCACCCAGAGATCCAGCAGACAAGCCTAAAGAACTTCCCCTGGACAAAACCTCTTCAGTGGCGCGGGAGGGCAATGAAGAGGGTGTTGTAGTGATTGCTGCTGGAACCCCCGCAGGTGCCCCTGCTCCTTCCACTGCCAACACAAACACCAGTAAGCCTGGCAGCCCTGCTGCACTGTCCCCGTCTCCCTCAGCCCCAGACCTAAAGAGGGCAGGGCTGGATGTGGCATCACAGGGAGTTCAGACGACGGCCACATCCACATTCAGTGGAGCCAAGcatgaagagaaggaggagaaaaaggaggCTGTACAAGA tCAAGTGAGAAAATCAACCCTGAACCCAAACGCCAACGAGTTCAAACCCAGGTTCAATACACAG CCCAAACCAGCCAACACCCCGACACCCCCTCGTCCTCAGGGCCAGCCCAGCCCCTCCATTGTTGTCCAGCAGTCACCGGCTGTCTACAGCCAGACGGTCTGCTTCCCCCAAATGTATCCACTCACACCCGTCAGCCCGGGAGTGCAG tcTCCAGCTATGTACCAGGTGCAGATGCCTCATATGACAGTCAGCCAATCTAAACCCTACAGACCAGGTAAAG TACCCAACATGCCCCAGCAGAGGTCAGACCAGCACCACCCGCAGGGCACGCCCACCATGATGCACCCAGTGACGGCAGCCGGACCACCTATTGTAGCACAGAGCCCCGCCTATTCTGCCCAGTACTTCACCTGCAGCCCGCAGCAGTTCACCAGTCAGCCGCTGGTCCAGCAGATGACTCACTACCAGTCGCAG GCGCAGCATGTGTTTAGTCCAGTAATGCAGGGGACTGCCAGGATGATGGGGCCACCCACACATGGCCAACCCAGCCTCGTCTCTTCTTCAACTACACAGTAcccagagcagacacacaccatgTATG TGTCTCAAGGGCCGATGCAGCAGTACACCCACCCCAGTGCCACTTTGCACCCTCACCCACAGCACCCGCAGCCCTCTGCCACGCCTACAGGCCAAGGCCAGCAGGGTGGTCCCCCACAGCATGGGGGTCCTCCCAACCATCCAGCAGCCAGCCCAGTCCAGCACCCACAACACCCGCAGGCAGCTGCAG ctgcagcagcagcccagGCCCTCCACATGGCCAACCAGcctccacagcagcagatgtACTCAGCCTTGGCCCCCACGCCCCCCTCCATGACCCCAGGGCCCAACCCTCAGTCTCCCCAGGCATCGTTCCCCTCTGCCCAGCAGACCGTCTATATCCACCCGCAGCAGGTGCAGCACGGCTACAACCACAACCACATGGCACACGTGCAGCAG GCCCATATGCAGTCTGGTTTAGTTCAGTCTCACCACCCGGCGCCTACCCACCCTCAAATGATGCTGATGGCTACCCAGGGTCCTCCAGGGGGTCCGCAGCCACCCATGCCTCAGACCGCCCTCAACCCCATCCCAGTTTCATCCACCACACATTTCTCCTACCTGGCACATCCACAAG TGCagcctcatcatcatcagcagcagctgtag
- the atxn2 gene encoding ataxin-2 isoform X6, whose product MSMKAGGNRSKPGGGSAAGAPAPGAGGSGGGRQNLGRGRHSGKGPAAVIFNGVYANMRMVHVLTSVVGTKCELKVKDGAVYEGVFKTYGPECDLVLDAAHSKSPEPSIGPRKEDIVESIIFKASDVVVVTFKDVDLSFARKVSSDTDNFTDAAVSGRINGEHKEKDLEPWDGGETHNSDSLESLDTDVSNGWDPNDMFKYNEEKYGVMSTYDSSLSTYTVPLERDNSEEFLKREARAAQLAEEIEASATYKARVALENDERSEEEKYTAVVRGEREPHTLSSRENKYIPPGQRNREAMSWGPGRQNTPRLAQGSAGPSTPRPGPHDYSPNSGADQRVVNGGSSHWPSPCPSPSSRPPSRYQSGPSSLPPRAATPTRPPSRPPSRPSRPPSHSSHPSYPSSSSSFSHHGPTSPASTLPKRMSSEGPPRMSPKSQRTPRAHRVPPCRTTGIPPGVDLISHNAPGEVPVTTPSRSSSSWSSVVSGAHRPRSPRQNSMGGASPGSSSLPSPQTGIAPVETVATPTSASSPTAASPAPNMVASPTGDAKDCRVQETRQTSPTANKENIKPLESSPSIPRPVCKGAVYGPPSMAPDHRKQIDNLKKFSVDFRLQSSSNPDPSFDQMMTKPPRDPADKPKELPLDKTSSVAREGNEEGVVVIAAGTPAGAPAPSTANTNTSKPGSPAALSPSPSAPDLKRAGLDVASQGVQTTATSTFSGAKHEEKEEKKEAVQDQVRKSTLNPNANEFKPRFNTQPKPANTPTPPRPQGQPSPSIVVQQSPAVYSQTVCFPQMYPLTPVSPGVQSPAMYQVQMPHMTVSQSKPYRPGKVPNMPQQRSDQHHPQGTPTMMHPVTAAGPPIVAQSPAYSAQYFTCSPQQFTSQPLVQQMTHYQSQAQHVFSPVMQGTARMMGPPTHGQPSLVSSSTTQYPEQTHTMYVSQGPMQQYTHPSATLHPHPQHPQPSATPTGQGQQGGPPQHGGPPNHPAASPVQHPQHPQAAAAAAAAQALHMANQPPQQQMYSALAPTPPSMTPGPNPQSPQASFPSAQQTVYIHPQQVQHGYNHNHMAHVQQAHMQSGLVQSHHPAPTHPQMMLMATQGPPGGPQPPMPQTALNPIPVSSTTHFSYLAHPQVQPHHHQQQL is encoded by the exons ATGTCAATGAAGGCCGGTGGAAATCGCAGCAAGCCCGGCGGTGGCAGCGCCGCTGGTGCCCCTGCCCCTGGTGCCGGAGGAAGCGGCGGGGGACGACAGAATCTGGGCAG GGGAAGACACAGTGGTAAAGGTCCTGCAGCA gtcatttTCAATGGTGTATATGCAAATATGAGGATGGTCCATGTCTTGACTTCAGTGGTG ggGACCAAGTGTGAGCTGAAAGTGAAAGATGGTGCAGTCTATGAAGGAGTGTTTAAGACATATGGTCCAGAG TGTGACCTGGTGTTGGATGCAGCCCACAGTAAGAGTCCTGAGCCGAGCATAGGCCCCAGGAAAGAGGATATTGTGGAGAGCATCATTTTCAAGGCCTCCGATGTGGTAGTGGTGACCTTCAAAGATGTGGATCTGAGTTTCGCCAGGAAAG TCTCCTCTGATACAG ACAACTTCACAGATGCAGCAGTGAGTGGTAGGATCAATGGCGAGCACAAGGAGAAAGATCTAGAGCCTTGGGATGGTGGAGAGACCCACAACTCAGACAGCCTAGAGTCTCTGGATACAGATGTG TCAAATGGGTGGGACCCCAATGACATGTTCAAGTACAATGAGGAGAAGTATGGAGTGATGTCTACATATGACAGCAGCCTGTCCACATATAC GGTCCCCCTGGAGCGGGACAACTCAGAGGAGTTTCTCAAGAGGGAAGCGCGTGCTGCCCAGCTGGCCGAGGAGATTGAGGCCAGTGCCACATACAAGGCCCGCGTGGCCCTGGAGAATGATGAACgctctgaggaggagaaatacACTGCAGTGGTTCGAGGGGAGAGGGAGCCTCACACGCTTAGCAGCAG agagaaCAAGTACATTCCTCCAGGTCAGAGGAACAGGGAAGCGATGTCTTGGGGACCAGGACGTCAGAATACACCTCGTCTGGCTCAGGGCTCAGCCGGGCCCTCGACCCCTCGACCTGGACCTCATGACTACAGTCCCAACTCCGGGGCCGACCAGAGGGTCGTTAATGGAG GTTCATCCCATTGGCCCTCACCCTGTCCGTCTCCTTCCTCCCGCCCCCCCTCTCGTTACCAGTCTGGCCcctcctccctgcctcctcGGGCGGCCACGCCCACCAGGCCACCCTCCAGACCCCCCTCTCGACCCTCCAGGCCTCCCTCTCATTCATCCCACCCCTCCtatccctcctcctcatcctccttttCTCACCATGGGCCCACCTCGCCAGCCTCCACTCTGCCCAAACGCATGTCTTCAGAAG GTCCACCCAGGATGTCTCCGAAATCCCAGCGGACACCTCGTGCTCACAGAGTTCCACCCTGCCGGACAACTGGCATCCCCCCAGGAGTGGACTtaatttcccacaatgcacccGGAGAGGTCCCGGTGACTACACCAAGTAGGAGCAGCTCCTCATGGTCTTCAGTAGTTAGCGGAG CTCACAGACCTCGCTCCCCTCGTCAGAATAGCATGGGTGGAGCCTCTCctggctcctcctccctcccgtCACCTCAGACAGGAATAGCTCCTGTGGAAACTGTCGCCACACCAACATCAGCTTCCTCTCCTACTGCTGCTAGTCCTGCTCCCAACATGGTCGCCTCTCCAACAGGAGATG CAAAAGATTGTCGTGTTCAGGAGACAAGACAAACATCCCCCACAGCAAACAAGGAGAACATCAAGCCTTTGGAGAGCTCGCCTAGTATCCCCAGACCAGTCTGCAAAGGTGCAGTATACG GACCCCCTTCAATGGCACCAgaccacagaaaacaaatagataatttaaagaaatttaGTGTAGATTTTAGG TTGCAGTCTAGTTCAAACCCAGACCCTTCCTTTGACCAGATGATGACCAAGCCACCCAGAGATCCAGCAGACAAGCCTAAAGAACTTCCCCTGGACAAAACCTCTTCAGTGGCGCGGGAGGGCAATGAAGAGGGTGTTGTAGTGATTGCTGCTGGAACCCCCGCAGGTGCCCCTGCTCCTTCCACTGCCAACACAAACACCAGTAAGCCTGGCAGCCCTGCTGCACTGTCCCCGTCTCCCTCAGCCCCAGACCTAAAGAGGGCAGGGCTGGATGTGGCATCACAGGGAGTTCAGACGACGGCCACATCCACATTCAGTGGAGCCAAGcatgaagagaaggaggagaaaaaggaggCTGTACAAGA tCAAGTGAGAAAATCAACCCTGAACCCAAACGCCAACGAGTTCAAACCCAGGTTCAATACACAG CCCAAACCAGCCAACACCCCGACACCCCCTCGTCCTCAGGGCCAGCCCAGCCCCTCCATTGTTGTCCAGCAGTCACCGGCTGTCTACAGCCAGACGGTCTGCTTCCCCCAAATGTATCCACTCACACCCGTCAGCCCGGGAGTGCAG tcTCCAGCTATGTACCAGGTGCAGATGCCTCATATGACAGTCAGCCAATCTAAACCCTACAGACCAGGTAAAG TACCCAACATGCCCCAGCAGAGGTCAGACCAGCACCACCCGCAGGGCACGCCCACCATGATGCACCCAGTGACGGCAGCCGGACCACCTATTGTAGCACAGAGCCCCGCCTATTCTGCCCAGTACTTCACCTGCAGCCCGCAGCAGTTCACCAGTCAGCCGCTGGTCCAGCAGATGACTCACTACCAGTCGCAG GCGCAGCATGTGTTTAGTCCAGTAATGCAGGGGACTGCCAGGATGATGGGGCCACCCACACATGGCCAACCCAGCCTCGTCTCTTCTTCAACTACACAGTAcccagagcagacacacaccatgTATG TGTCTCAAGGGCCGATGCAGCAGTACACCCACCCCAGTGCCACTTTGCACCCTCACCCACAGCACCCGCAGCCCTCTGCCACGCCTACAGGCCAAGGCCAGCAGGGTGGTCCCCCACAGCATGGGGGTCCTCCCAACCATCCAGCAGCCAGCCCAGTCCAGCACCCACAACACCCGCAGGCAGCTGCAG ctgcagcagcagcccagGCCCTCCACATGGCCAACCAGcctccacagcagcagatgtACTCAGCCTTGGCCCCCACGCCCCCCTCCATGACCCCAGGGCCCAACCCTCAGTCTCCCCAGGCATCGTTCCCCTCTGCCCAGCAGACCGTCTATATCCACCCGCAGCAGGTGCAGCACGGCTACAACCACAACCACATGGCACACGTGCAGCAG GCCCATATGCAGTCTGGTTTAGTTCAGTCTCACCACCCGGCGCCTACCCACCCTCAAATGATGCTGATGGCTACCCAGGGTCCTCCAGGGGGTCCGCAGCCACCCATGCCTCAGACCGCCCTCAACCCCATCCCAGTTTCATCCACCACACATTTCTCCTACCTGGCACATCCACAAG TGCagcctcatcatcatcagcagcagctgtag